One Tamandua tetradactyla isolate mTamTet1 chromosome 20, mTamTet1.pri, whole genome shotgun sequence DNA segment encodes these proteins:
- the GJC2 gene encoding gap junction gamma-2 protein produces MTNMSWSFLTRLLEEIHNHSTFVGKVWLTVLIVFRIVLTAVGGESIYSDEQSKFTCNTRQPGCDNVCYDAFAPLSHVRFWVFQIVVISTPSVMYLGYAIHRLARASEEERRRALRRRHGRAPGPRRPGGAPPAWHEPSDLGEEEPMLGLGGGGEEEEEEAAAGLGEGEEEEEAEEAAAKDSKGPESTGPAAKHDGRRRIQREGLMRVYVAQLLARAAFEVAFLVGQYLLYGFEVRPFFRCSRPPCPHTVDCFVSRPTEKTVFLLVMYVVSFLCLLLNLCEMAHLGLGSAQDAVRARRGPPAAAPAPAARPPPPPLPPCAFPCAGPSLACPPEYSLVVRAAERAAERAARAREQNLANLTLQTLRDGVGDGDRASPPSPGLPMASRAPPRAAPHGSPAAAAAGLAASRTGSATSGGSVGEQGRPGGTHERQGGAKPKVGSEKGSASSRDGKTTVWI; encoded by the coding sequence ATGACCAACATGAGCTGGAGCTTCCTGACGCGGCTGCTGGAGGAGATCCACAACCACTCCACCTTCGTGGGCAAGGTGTGGCTCACGGTGCTTATCGTCTTCCGCATCGTGCTCACGGCGGTGGGCGGCGAGTCCATCTACTCGGACGAGCAGAGCAAGTTCACGTGCAACACGCGGCAGCCGGGCTGCGACAACGTTTGCTACGACGCCTTCGCGCCGCTCTCACACGTGCGCTTCTGGGTCTTCCAGATCGTGGTCATCTCCACGCCCTCCGTCATGTACCTGGGCTACGCCATCCACCGGCTCGCCCGCGCCTCGGAGGAGGAGCGGCGCCGCGCCCTCCGCCGCCGGCACGGCAGAGCTCCGGGCCCCCGCCGCCCGGGTGGGGCGCCCCCGGCCTGGCATGAGCCCTCGGACCTGGGCGAGGAAGAGCCCATGTTGGGCCTGGGTGGAggcggggaggaggaggaggaggaggcagccgCGGGCCTGGGCGAaggcgaggaggaggaggaggcggaggAGGCGGCCGCCAAGGACAGCAAGGGTCCGGAGTCCACCGGCCCGGCGGCCAAGCACGACGGGAGGCGGCGCATCCAGCGGGAAGGCCTGATGCGCGTGTACGTGGCGCAGCTGCTGGCGCGCGCCGCCTTCGAGGTGGCCTTCCTGGTGGGCCAGTACCTGCTGTACGGCTTCGAGGTGCGGCCCTTCTTCCGCTGCAGCCGACCTCCCTGCCCGCACACCGTCGACTGCTTCGTGTCGCGGCCCACCGAGAAGACGGTCTTTCTGCTGGTCATGTATGTGGTCAGCTTCCTGTGCCTGTTGCTGAACCTCTGCGAGATGGCGCACCTGGGCCTGGGCAGCGCGCAGGACGCCGTGCGCGCCCGTCGCGGCCCTCCTGCAGCGGCCCCGGCCCCCGCGgcccgcccgccgccgccgccgctgccgccctGCGCCTTCCCGTGCGCGGGGCCCAGCCTGGCCTGTCCGCCGGAGTACAGCCTGGTGGTGCGCGCGGCGGAGCGCGCGGCGGAGCGCGCGGCGCGGGCGCGGGAGCAGAACCTGGCCAACTTAACGCTGCAGACCCTGCGGGACGGGGTCGGGGACGGCGACCGCGCCAGCCCGCCCTCCCCTGGCCTCCCCATGGCTTCTCGGGCCCCCCCGAGGGCTGCTCCCCACGGGAGTcccgccgctgccgccgctggCCTCGCCGCCTCCAGGACCGGCAGTGCCACTTCGGGGGGTAGCGTCGGGGAGCAGGGCCGCCCAGGCGGTACCCATGAGCGGCAGGGGGGTGCCAAGCCTAAGGTGGGCTCGGAGAAGGGCAGCGCCAGCAGCAGAGATGGGAAGACCACGGTGTGGATCTGA